One window of the Bombus affinis isolate iyBomAffi1 chromosome 10, iyBomAffi1.2, whole genome shotgun sequence genome contains the following:
- the LOC126921497 gene encoding WD repeat and FYVE domain-containing protein 3 isoform X1, giving the protein MNDQVLNMNIMRKLRGGTNVGGMGSSSTGGLDDCTGSINPQHTALGLMHLKKLFSEYTHPPHLLSDAERNDKLYNMLPLFCKVFGSSPTGDMSEKFWDILAFTQQVSKLMVFEISSRASNQSTETASCAIVQFLEIENSEESSNGWMLLSALNLLAAGDTSVIQAMTTASVPSTLVKCLYLFFDLPEMIDDEADITDANSEYTSKQRRILLQKIFVQLLVRLCSHPYPAEELARKDDLTLLFSAITSWCPHYNVMWRKSAAEVLMTLSRHGLTQNVVSYIHNKGCIALCVDNMQRVPELAPLEVVEMFVTVFCFLKDSSEVSQTLLDDFRACQGYIFLSEFLLKHAPSRLEQDSRAEAQDAIRNLVLMLASLTMCGHTELKPSQASMGSLFQMLGFTLPQPSNRGGSVRNIQAFQVLQSVFVKSNSPLLCCTILDAISSVYHSDNANYFILEGQNTLSQFAEKIHLKNREIQEKLFQLLEFIVFQLNFVPCKELISLSILLKTNNSTSCSILCMETLLNILRHNNIFKDVYREVGMLEVFVTCLHRYATLLKDKQAAQDQGLEYQICQEDERLGALVMEALTTLLASNVQNANVFRECGGARCAHNLVPYMDCRYQALGIVRELILSAGGDDDMATLLGVMHSAPSNALVLKTHILKSLLACLRESHRTRTVFRKVGGFVYVMSVLVSLEGQLGIQRLESTEPCNDIIKRTPQEEAQLLTLLHVVFHTISTAMRFEPANAKFFHHEICQSSLCDTLRLLGCFSTQTKLTEIDIIPTTNYHNMLSALFTGSVLEPVFSDIIPKTLSYACLLLRLLYDVALDSFDKPNLAGLGMRSPNHKQNSVEQQRSFDSPGSGKKSGINSLNLSPPTPEPIVVHPGIVVGMLYLLPSISEPSNPQMALALQLYVAEIIKSLVRSERNQQIMCDAGMAGELLSIGRIALQDETHPLHQPLQYIIERLAAQSLEPRDLREFLRLGDPLCCISLDDIELNKPRGGPVPLTRIKTLVSMTTPKDFRAHGSCTLPPFVELDMSAEGFACLYLPSVAPQSTTPPTVVAADSSVLGGIGSGDRLFPPQTGLTYSTWICVDKFSDPRTDPHCVRLLTLVRIPQSTRDLICLTAVLSARDKAIIVSTQETPLPQNVSEWEPEGTGECGARVWCPDLLHEGQWHHIAIVLNRAVLKNSSFSLYLDGQHIHSQKLHYITQVPGGGAANLTVASPVYGYIGTPPCWRRYSRLTWKQGPCHLIEEVFNSQNITTLFKLGPHYMGSLQAPQLSGQEPLMPLVAEEKVVFGLNAKAMSQLTLAKIRKVYSRTDNKSIAKQLGMSSHENATPIRVLHNSAGHLSGPARALGGVVVGYLGVRVFSPRPVATMIDNVGGCSVLLGLIAMAQDVESLYAAVKALVCVVRSNQVAQQEMDRRRGYQTLAMLLRRKCPLLNSHILHLTFSLVGTVDSGRETSAIPNVMAFQDLLCDLQIWHEAPGELLRSLLEHLYELIAESSEKRTNLRLMRDLQLVHKLLHILSDVKQSSTRQILLALLSILLSQPRQADLLWFGQFIVATLPQSSEKHLILRESEGNKEGEGEHILLRNRCLQLLHSLLFNGPKVNVNMCEELAKVLGLDWILLFLQSGLHSTTVIWGLRILVAICSVQSILQKFKEGTSNGGWLRHTDHNKMVLALGCHQQITGGETKPSGLHVPGFQHLGWLLPQHVDLVPELYFLFIALMMGQPVKLLPTDSKVILKLDLDNVWNFLFGVPANHTLSSFASRINLCPEAVVTLLAMVRTMLNNYSINPESLPDWLSDYPVTIIQFLFFLYHNFTDFMQVFMSAEVLGALAGTLFPKPASSSQDSSGASTPADEQEPVLVRSPSKDVGLTNHPAKKFVMDFMRVIVVDSLSLPVSAKSPPAIDLVLEAWPEHASTGQQTRYQTEILSILMEHLLAADVLIGEQAALPVVPGGSVNNITSNVCYVAARIVDKLWQGALTKDPHEVFDFIVKLIGQAKRRPGVVSMEGLHHCLNRTILFLLSRATDSIADQMAVLEALHKLTTHRLLVFGAGNHELEFIGCLTYCLLQLTADIKIMLDTNTKTTWHVNPQVEASDDRLTSHQGHNLMAVAATRVWEELYVCKKPAIEEVFKITLPAPIGNERAPELSVVRDQVHEAATKLWLNYVVMERKASYRVPWELHNQIQSKIQKVTGGLTRLASRTKVRKEESVRVRLRLHQNTVAQWTEQHIALVRELAAAKRLQYIQTNQHTQRYVYQEWLQTETELTRERGLWGPPTPTRLDKWMLDMTEGPCRMRKKMMKNELFYIHYPYRPELEHPDNKQLKYKVATSTDSKEYYLKQLGNSSGMFERERDPVIDDTPLNVNDASTESEPPMVPCTLERHASEPDEAPEDNEQEEENNQTVPDNQTLIRLLEEHEKISHMFRCARIQGLDTTEGLLLFGKEHFYVVDGFTLLKSREIRDIESLPEAYEPILPSPGSPRRSRAMRQCSKFNYEDIREVHKRRYLLQPMALEVFSGDGRNYLLAFPRKVRNKVYQRFMTFATAIADSAQQSVAGQKRTANVEQATGLLSNLIGETSVTQRWVRGEISNFQYLMHLNTLAGRSYNDLMQYPIFPWILADYDSEELDLTDPATFRDFSKPMGAQSPERLLQFKKRYKEWDDPHGETPPYHYGTHYSSAMIVCSYLVRMEPFTQHFLRLQGGHFDLADRMFNSIKEAWLSASKHNMADVKELIPEFFYLPEFLVNSNHFDLGSKQSGVQLGDIVLPPWAKQDPREFIRVHRLALECDYVSQHLHQWIDLIFGCKQNGPAAVEAVNVFHHLFYEGNVDIYNIDDPLKKNATIGFINNFGQIPKQLFKKPHPAKKMTQRTSVIDPGPITPGLSITTSDKLFFHNLDNLKPSLQPIKELKGPVGQILHVDKAVLAVEQNKTLIPPTYNKYVAWGFADHSLRIGNYDSDKAIFVCEAMIQSGGEIVACVCPSSKLIVTAGTSSVVTVWEYTKRQLSIKQCLYGHTDAVTCLSSSPAYNVIVSGSRDGTAIIWDLSRCLFVRQLRGHAGPVAAVAINELTGDIATCAATWLHVWSINGEELASVNTCVGRADRMQQILCVAFSQTHEWDSQNVIMTGSTDGVARMWSMDYVQVPAEEEKLEEITTTKEKHMKSNKNESQNENTKKRVHELVKQMSISAEGSSLLAKSGSESSLSEAENAKEASRLHEEKEECSDNESSNGSSNKPSPQNNTPTIVLRRKSRGNPMFRKSEGGGRADSEGTQTSESSNNPGDSEGALRASKSDTSLTDSFVMITEADTKPKKINPQNILRDGFKWQRQLVFRSKLTMHTAYDRKDNAEPASITALAVSRDHRTVYVGDTRGRVFSWSVCEQPGRTVADHWLKDEGADSCVGCGVRFNLYERRHHCRNCGQVFCSKCSRFESKISRLGILKPVRVCQGCYSSLRSQHSAESSI; this is encoded by the exons ATGAATGAT CAAGTATTAAATATGAACATAATGCGTAAACTACGAGGGGGTACTAATGTTGGAGGCATGGGTTCCAGCAGTACTGGTGGTTTAGATGATTGTACTGGAAGTATAAATCCTCAACATACTGCTTTGGGTCTTATGCACCTTAAAAAACTTTTTTCTGAATATACCCATCCTCCACATCTCCTCTCTGATGCTGAACGTAatgataaattatataatatgttgCCATTATTTTGCAAG GTATTTGGATCTAGTCCAACAGGAGATATGAGTGAAAAATTTTGGGACATTTTGGCATTTACACAACAAGTATCTAAGTTAATGGTATTTGAAATCAGTAGTAGAGCAAGTAATCAGAGTACTGAAACTGCAAGTTGTGCCATTGTACAATTTTTAGAAATTGAGAATAGTGAAGAATCAAGCAATGGCTGGATGTTACTATCTGCATTAAATTTGCTTGCAGCAGGTGATACTTCTGTAATACAG gcaATGACTACTGCTTCTGTTCCATCAACATTGGTAAAATGTCTGTACCTATTTTTTGATTTGCCTGAAATGATTGACGACGAGGCTGATATTACAGATGCAAATAGTGAATATACTTCAAAACAACGTagaatattattacaaaaaatatttgtacaa TTGTTGGTGAGATTATGTAGCCATCCATATCCCGCAGAAGAACTTGCACGCAAAGATGATCTAACTTTATTATTCTCAGCAATAACTAGTTGGTGCCCTCACTATAATGTGATGTGGCGTAAAAGTGCGGCAGAAGTATTAATGACTTTATCTCGACATGGACTTACCCAAAATGTAGTAAGCTACATTCATA ATAAAGGATGTATAGCACTATGTGTTGATAATATGCAACGTGTACCTGAGCTGGCACCATTGGAAGTGGTAGAAATGTTTGTTACAGTATTTTGTTTCTTAAAAGATTCTAGTGAGGTATCTCAAACACTTCTAGACGATTTTCGTGCTTGTCAAGGATATATCTTTTTATCAGAATTTTTGTTAAA ACATGCCCCATCAAGATTAGAACAAGATAGTAGAGCAGAGGCACAAGATGCCATTCGGAATTTAGTGCTTATGTTGGCTTCTCTAACAATGTGTGGCCATACAGAATTAAAGCCAAGTCAAGCTAGTATGGGATCTTTGTTCCAAATGCTTGGTTTTACTTTACCTCAACCGAGTAATAGAG GAGGAAGTGTCAGAAATATTCAAGCATTCCAAGTATTACAGTCTGTATTTGTAAAGTCCAATTCACCACTCTTATGTTGTACAATCCTTGATGCAATATCAAGTGTATATCATAGTGACAATGCCAATTATTTTATACTTGAAGGGCAAAACACATTATCCCAATTTGCAGAAAAAATTCACCTAAAAAATCGAGAAATACAAGAGAAGCTTTTTCAACTACTAGAATTTATAGTGTTTCAACTTAATTTTGTGCCTTGTAAGGAACTTATATCTCTATCTATACTACTCAAAACAAATAATTCAACCAGTTGCAGTATATTATGCATGGAAACACTCCTTAATATACTCAG acataataatatatttaaagatgtATACAGAGAAGTGGGTATGTTAGAAGTCTTTGTTACATGTCTTCATCGTTATGCAACTCTACTCAAAGATAAACAAGCTGCACAAGATCAAGGATTAg AATATCAAATCTGCCAAGAAGATGAGCGATTGGGTGCCTTAGTAATGGAAGCCTTGACGACATTATTAGCAAGCAATGTTCAGAATGCTAATGTGTTTAGGGAATGCGGTGGGGCACGTTGTGCTCATAATCTCGTGCCCTATATGGATTGTCGATATCAGGCACTTGGTATTGTTAGAGAATTAATACTTAGTGCAGGAGGAGATGATGACATGGCTACATTACTAGGTGTTATGCATTCAGCACCTTCTAATGCCTTAGTCTTAAAAACACATATATTAAAA TCTCTATTGGCTTGTTTGCGAGAATCTCATCGAACTAGGACTGTTTTTCGAAAAGTTGGAGGTTTTGTGTATGTGATGTCCGTCTTAGTGTCTTTAGAAGGCCAATTAGGCATACAAAGATTAGAGAGTACAGAACCTTGTAACGACATAATAAAAAGAACGCCACAGGAAGAAGCACAGTTACTGACTCTTTTACACGTTGTATTTCATACTATAAGTACAGCTATGAGATTTGAACCAGCAAATGCTAAATTTTTCCACCATgaa ATATGTCAATCAAGTTTGTGTGACACTTTGCGACTTCTTGGATGTTTCTCAACACAGACAAAGCTTACTGAAATAGATATAATACCAACTACAAATTATCATAATATGTTATCAGCACTATTTACTGGGAGCGTATTAGAACCCGTGTTTTCAGATATTATACCAAAGACATTATCATACGCATGCTTATTACTACGACTTCTGTATGATGTAGCACTTGACTCTTTTGATAAGCCAAATTTGGCAGGTCTAGGAATGAGATCGCCAAATCATAAACAAAATAGCGTTGAG caACAAAGATCTTTCGATTCACCGGGAAGCGGAAAGAAAAGTGGTATAAATTCTTTAAATCTGAGTCCACCTACTCCTGAACCAATTGTAGTTCATCCTGGCATAGTTGTTGGAATGTTATATTTACTTCCATCAATCTCAGAACCATCCAATCCACAAATGGCTTTAGCTTTACAATTATATGTCGCagaaattattaaaagtttaGTGCGATCCGAAAGAAACCAACAAATAATGTGTGATGCTGGAATGGCGGGTGAATTATTATCTATAGGTAGAATAGCTTTGCAAGATGAAACACATCCTTTACATCAACCATTACAATATATTATAGAAAGACTCGCAGCACAATCCTTAGAACCGCGTGATTTAAG GGAATTTTTGCGTTTGGGTGATCCATTATGCTGTATTTCACTCGATGATATTGAGCTAAATAAACCTCGAGGCGGACCCGTGCCATTGACGCGTATTAAAACTTTAGTATCCATGACAACACCAAAGGATTTTCGAGCACACGGTTCTTGTACTTTACCGCCTTTCGTAGAACTGGATATGAGTGCTGAAGGATTTGCATGTCTATATTTACCTAGTGTTGCACCACAAAGTACAACTCCACCTACAGTGGTAGCTGCTGATAGTAGCGTACTTGGTGGAATTGGTTCTG gtGATAGGTTATTTCCCCCACAAACTGGTCTGACTTATAGCACATGGATATGTGTTGACAAATTTAGTGATCCTAGAACTGACCCTCACTGCGTGCGACTGCTAACATTAGTTCGTATTCCACAATCAACAAGGGATTTGATTTGTTTAACTGCAGTGCTTAGTGCAAGAGACAAAGCTATTATCGTATCTACACAAGAAACACCGTTACCGCAAA atGTAAGTGAATGGGAGCCAGAAGGAACTGGTGAATGTGGTGCAAGAGTCTGGTGTCCAGACTTGCTTCATGAAGGTCAATGGCATCATATAGCTATTGTACTAAATCGTgctgttttaaaaaattcaagttTCTCGTTATACTTGGATGGTCAACATATTCACAGTCAAAAGCTTCATTATATTACACAAGTTCCTGGAGGAGGAGCAGCAAATTTGACAGTGGCATCTCCAGTATATGGGTATATAGGTACACCACCTTGTTGGCGACGGTATTCTAGACTAACATGGAAACAAGGACCATGTCACTTAATAGAAGAAGTATTTAACTCTCAAAACATAACAACACTATTTAAATTAGGCCCACATTATATGGGAAGTTTGCAAGCTCCACAACTGTCAg GACAAGAGCCTTTAATGCCTCTTGTTGCAGAAGAAAAAGTTGTATTTGGATTAAATGCTAAAGCAATGTCCCAATTAACATTAGCTAAAATTAGGAAAGTTTATAGTCGGACTGATAACAAATCAATTGCTAAACAG CTTGGTATGTCATCGCACGAAAATGCCACTCCTATTAGAGTTCTTCATAATTCAGCAGGACATCTAAGTGGACCAGCACGAGCACTTGGTGGTGTAGTCGTTGGATATCTCGGTGTTCGAGTCTTTAGCCCCCGACCTGTAGCTACAATGATTGATAATGTAGGAGGATGTTCAGTGTTGTTAG GTTTAATAGCTATGGCCCAAGATGTAGAATCCTTATACGCTGCTGTTAAAGCTTTAGTGTGTGTTGTCAGATCCAACCAAGTTGCCCAACAAGAAATGGATCGCAGAAGGGGATATCAAACGTTAGCAATGTTACTAAGAAGGAAATGTCCTCTTTTAAATAGTCATATTTTACATCTTACATTCAGTCTTGTTGGTACAGTGGACAGTGGTAGAGAAACTAGTGCAATACCTAATGTTATGGCATTTCAAGATCTTCTATGCGATTTGCAA ATTTGGCATGAAGCGCCTGGTGAACTTTTAAGATCACTTCTAGAACATTTATATGAATTAATAGCAGAATCAAGTGAGAAAAGAACAAATTTACGTTTAATGAGAGATTTGCAATTAGTACACAAATTGCTACATATTTTAAGTGATGTAAAACAAAGTAGTACGAGACAAATTTTGCTTGCATTACTAAGTATTCTATTAAGTCAACCAAGACAAGCTGATTTACTTTG GTTTGGGCAATTTATTGTTGCTACATTACCTCAAAGTTCAGAAAAGCATTTAATTCTTCGAGAAAGCGAAGGAAATAAAGAAGGAGAAGGGGAACACATACTCTTGCGAAATCGTTGTTTGCAGCTTTTACACTCTCTGTTATTTAATGGCCCCAAAGTGAATGTAAA TATGTGTGAGGAATTAGCTAAAGTATTAGGTTTAGATTGGATATTACTATTTCTTCAGTCTGGCCTTCATAGTACCACCGTAATATGGGGGTTACGAATTTTAGTAGCCATTTGTTCTGTACAATcaatattacaaaaatttaaaGAAGGAACTAGTAATGGTGGTTGGTTACGCCATACAGACCATAATAAAATGGTATTAGCACTTG gTTGTCATCAGCAAATAACTGGTGGTGAAACTAAACCATCTGGCCTTCATGTACCAGGATTTCAACATTTAGGATGGTTATTACCGCAGCATGTAGATCTTGTCCCAGAattgtatttcctttttatTGCTCTCATGATGGGACAACCCGTAAAATTATTGCCTACTGATTCTAAAGTTATTTTAAAA CTGGATTTGGACAATGTATGGAACTTCTTGTTTGGTGTCCCTGCAAATCATACATTATCCTCTTTTGCTAGTAGAATCAATCTTTGTCCTGAGGCTGTGGTAACTTTATTAGCAATGGTACGAACAATGTTGAATAATTATTCAATCAA ccCTGAATCTTTGCCTGATTGGTTAAGCGATTATCCAGTGACAATAatacagtttctttttttcctttaccATAATTTCACTGACTTTATGCAAGTATTTATGTCTGCGGAAGTATTGGGTGCATTAGCTGGTACTTTGTTTCCAAAACCTGCAAGCTCTAGTCAAGATAGTAGTGGAGCTAGTACTCCAGCAGATGAG CAAGAACCAGTGTTAGTAAGATCTCCATCAAAGGATGTTGGCTTAACAAATCATCCAGCAAAGAAATTTGTTATGGATTTCATGCGAGTTATTGTAGTAGATTCTCTTTCTCTGCCTGTTAGTGCAAAATCTCCACCAGCAATTGATTTAGTTTTGGAGGCATGGCCAGAACATGCATCTACAGGGCAACAAACACGTTATCAAACAGAAATTCTATCTATTTTAATGGAGCATCTGTTAGCTGCAGACGTTCTAATTGGAGAACAAGCAGCATTACCTGTTGTTCCTGGTGGATCAGTTAATAATATAACAAGTAATGTGTGTTACGTTGCAGCCAGAATAGTTGACAAATTATGGCAAg GTGCTTTGACGAAAGACCCACATGAAGTGTTTGattttattgtaaaattaattGGACAAGCAAAAAGACGACCAGGTGTCGTTAGTATGGAAGGACTTCATCACTGTTTAAAtagaacaattttatttttattgtcaCGAGCAACGGATTCTATAGCCGATCAAATGGCTGTGTTAGAAGCGTTGCATAAACTTACCACCCACAG attGTTAGTTTTCGGCGCTGGTAATCAtgaattagaatttattggttGTCTGACTTATTGTTTATTGCAACTGACAGCTGATATAAAGATTATGCTTGATACGAATACGAAAACAACATGGCATGTTAATCCACAAGTTGAAGCCAGTGATGATAGATTAACATCCCATCAAGGTCATAATCTGATGGCTGTTGCAGCTACAAGAGTTTGGGAAGAGTTGTATGTATGTAAAAAGCCTGCTATAGAAGAAGTTTTTAAAATTACTCTTCCAGCACCTATAGGTAACGAACGTGCTCCGGAATTATCGGTAGTGAGAGATCAAGTACATGAAGCTGCAACTAAGCTTTGGTTGAATTATGTTGTTATGGAAAGAAAAGCTTCTTATAGAGTTCCTTGGGAACTTCATAATCAAATACAATCG AAAATCCAAAAAGTAACAGGAGGTTTAACAAGACTAGCAAGTAGAACAAAAGTTCGAAAAGAAGAATCTGTACGCGTAAGATTGAGATTACATCAGAACACTGTTGCACAATGGACAGAGCAACATATTGCATTAGTCCGTGAACTTGCTGCAGCGAAACGTTTGCAATATATACAAACTAATCAACATACCCAGCGATATGTATATCAA GAGTGGTTACAAACCGAGACTGAATTAACAAGAGAACGCGGTCTATGGGGACCGCCAACTCCTACTAGGCTTGACAAGTGGATGTTAGATATGACCGAGGGCCCATGCAGAATGAGAAAGAAGATGATGAAAAATGAACTTTTTTACATACATTATCCCTACCGACCTGAATTAGAGCATCCTGATAAT AAACAATTGAAGTACAAAGTTGCGACAAGCACTGATAGTAAAGAATACTATTTAAAGCAACTCGGTAATTCATCTGGTATGTTTGAACGTGAACGCGATCCTGTTATTGATGATACACCGTTAAATGTTAACGACGCCTCTACGGAAAGCGAACCTCCTATGGTACCATGTACGTTAGAACGTCATGCTAGTGAACCCGATGAAGCACCAGAGGATAATgagcaagaagaagaaaataatcaGACTGTTCCAGACAATCAAACTTTAATACGACTATTAGAGGAACATGAAAAA ataAGTCACATGTTCAGGTGTGCTAGGATTCAAGGTTTAGATACAACTGAAGGTTTGTTGTTGTTTGGAAAAGAACATTTCTATGTAGTTGATGGATTCACACTGTTAAAGTCTAGAGAAATAAGAGATATCGAAAGTTTACCCGAAGCTTATGAGCCAATTTTACCATCGCCGGGATCTCCGAGAAGATCCAGAGCTATGAGGCAATGTTCAAAATTTAATTATGAGGATATCAG GGAAGTACATAAAAGAAGGTATTTGTTACAACCGATGGCATTAGAAGTATTTAGCGGAGATggtagaaattatttattagcATTTCCTCGTAAAGTAAGAAACAAAGTTTACCAAAGATTTATGACATTTGCAACAGCGATTGCTGACAGCGCGCAACAATCAGTTGCTGGTCAAAAGAGAACAGCAAATGTAGAACAAGCTACAGGTTTACTTTCGAATCTAATAGGTGAAACTTCTGTTACGCAACGATGGGTG aGAGGCGAAATATCCAACTTCCAGTATTTGATGCATCTTAATACTTTAGCTGGTCGTAGCTATAACGATTTAATGCAATATCCGATATTTCCCTGGATCTTGGCCGATTATGATAGTGAAGAATTGGATCTCACTGATCCTGCTACATTTAGAGATTTTAGTAAACCTATGGGTGCACAGAGCCCAGAACGGTTATTACAGTTTAAAAAGAG ATATAAAGAATGGGATGATCCACACGGAGAAACACCTCCTTATCATTATGGGACTCATTATTCCTCTGCGATGATAGTTTGTTCATATCTAGTGAGGATGGAACCATTTACACAACATTTTCTTCGATTACAG GGTGGGCATTTCGATTTGGCTGATAGAATGTTTAATAGTATAAAGGAAGCATGGCTTTCAGCATCTAAACATAATATGGCTGATGTAAAAGAACTTATACCAGAATTTTTTTATCTTCCAGAATTTCTTGTTAATTCAAATCATTTTGATTTAG GTTCTAAACAGAGTGGCGTACAATTGGGAGATATTGTATTACCACCATGGGCAAAACAGGATCCTCGAGAATTTATACGCGTACATAGACTCGCTCTAGAATGTGATTATGTATCGCAACATCTTCATCAATGGATCGACTTAATATTTGGTTGTAAACAAAACGGCCCTGCTGCGGTTGAAGCTGTTAATGTATTTCATCATTTATTCTATGAAGGCAATGTTGATATTTACAA TATTGATGATCCTTTAAAGAAGAATGCCACTATtggatttattaataattttggcCAAATACCAAAACAGTTGTTTAAAAAACCGCATCCAGCTAAAAAAATGACCCAAAGAACTAGCGTTATTGATCCAGGACCTATTACTCCTGGCTTAAGCATTACTACATCTGACAAGTTATTCTTTCATAATCTTGATAATTTAAAGCCGTCACTTCAACCTATCAAag AATTAAAAGGTCCAGTTGGACAAATACTTCATGTTGATAAAGCAGTGTTAGCCGTGGAACAAAATAAGACGCTTATTCCTCCAACATATAACAAGTATGTAGCATGGGGTTTTGCAGATCATTCTCTCAGAATAGGGAACTATGACAGTGACAAAGCAATATTCGTTTGTGAAGCTATGATACAAAGCGGTGGTGAAATAGTTGCTTGCGTTTGTCCGTCTTCCAAATTGATAGTAACTGCTGGCACAAGTTCT GTTGTGACAGTTTGGGAATATACTAAAAGGCAACTTTCTATTAAACAATGTTTGTATGGTCACACGGATGCTGTTACATGCTTATCGTCTAGTCCAGCATATAATGTGATTGTATCAGGATCTCGAGATGGTACTGCAATTATATGGGATTTATCTCGTTGCTTATTTGTTCGTCAACTTCGCGGACATGCAGGACCGGTAGCAGCGGTAGCTATAAACGAACTGACA GGCGACATAGCTACTTGTGCAGCTACTTGGTTACATGTGTGGAGCATTAATGGCGAAGAACTCGCTAGTGTTAATACGTGTGTTGGTCGTGCTGACAGAATGCAGCAAATTTTATGCGTTGCTTTCAGTCAAACTCACGAATGGGATTCACAGAATGTTATTATGACTGGATCGACTGATGGCGTAGCACGC ATGTGGTCGATGGATTATGTACAAGTGCCTGCAGAAGAAGAGAAGCTAGAGGAAATTACTACTACCAAAGAAAAACATatgaaatcaaataaaaatgaaagtcAAAATGAAAATACGAAAAAACGAGTGCATGAATTAGTTAAACAGATGAGCATTTCTGCCGAAGGATCAAGTTTGCTCGCAAAAAGTGGTTCAGAAAGTAGTCTTTCAGAAGCCGAAAATGCTAAAGAAGCATCAAGATTGcatgaagagaaagaagaatgcTCAGATAACGAATCAAGTAATGGTTCCAGTAATAAACCATCGCCGCAGAATAATACTCCTACTATTGTGCTTCGTAGAAAGAGTCGTGGAAATCCAATGTTTCGTAAAAGTGAAGGTGGTGGACGTGCAGATAGCGAGGGTACTCAAACAAG CGAGTCATCTAATAATCCTGGGGATTCTGAAGGAGCTCTACGAGCTAGTAAAAGCGATACTAGTTTAACAGATAGTTTCGTCATGATTACTGAAGCTGATACAAAACCTAAAAAAATTAATCCACAAAATATCTTAAGGGATGGTTTTAAATGGCAACGGCAATTAGTATTTAGAAGTAAATTAACGATGCATACTGCATATGATCGCAAGGATAATGCGGAACCAGCATCTATAACGGCCCTCGCAGTATCAag AGACCATAGGACAGTGTACGTTGGAGATACAAGGGGAAGAGTTTTTTCATGGAGCGTATGTGAACAACCGGGACGTACAGTGGCCGATCATTGGCTTAAGGATGAAGGAGCAGATTCATGTGTTGGTTGTGGAGTTAGATTTAATCTTTATGAAAGGAGACATCATTGTCGTAATTGTGGACAAGTATTTTGTTCAAA ATGCAGCCGATTCGAATCGAAAATATCGAGACTCGGGATTTTAAAGCCCGTTAGAGTTTGTCAAGGTTGTTATTCGTCATTACGATCTCAGCATTCTGCTGAAAGCagcatttaa